One Candidatus Neomarinimicrobiota bacterium genomic region harbors:
- the lon gene encoding endopeptidase La: MSKVDESEKQEQQEQAEIEPREPLGEEEFPVMPLRNTVLFPQQIIPIYIGREQSLKLINDLPAGRKMLVVVAQRDGTIEVPTEEDLYSWGTLAVVMKIFDMPDNSKSAIVQGIARVQINRYITSGPYFRAMVERIEERQDDSLEVGAMVTNLRQIYHRLIEVVPYLTDEQASVLSNIQDAGRVADRAISMMNIPNQEKQEILEEMNVKYRLEKATVIINREIQRTELGEKIQSEVQDEISKTQREYYLREQMKAIRRELGEDEQTVDQKEIEDKIKSAQMSEEAEKVALKELERLSRIPPQSPEYTVARTYIDWLSDLPWSKSTEDNNDVVNARTILDEDHYGLEKAKERIIEYLAVRNLKEQQSGDGKLKGPILCFAGPPGTGKTSIGRSIARAMGRKFVRMSLGGVRDEAEIRGHRRTYIGALPGRIIQGMKKAGTNNPVFMLDEIDKLGMDFRGDPSSALLEVLDPEQNFSFNDHYLEVDYDLSKVMFITTANRKDQIPGPLRDRMEILDFTGYIDDEKINIAKNFLVPKQVKENALNPSQLVFAESGLKELIHSYTREAGVRNLEREIANICRKRATELVEGKGSTQVKITSRNAVHYLGPKTFHAEVAERVNEPGIVIGLAWTAAGGDILFIEASRMPGRGQLTLTGQLGDVMKESARAAWSYVRAHANTFGIDPNFYKSWDVHVHVPAGSIPKDGPSAGVGMLTAIVSLLSGRPLKEGVALTGEITLRGNVLPIGGIKEKVTAAHRARLKHVILPFENKKDMEDVPAKVLKDLKFSFVKQMSQVLNLALEREAVVPPVTGPPEEEIKEKANEEEERGTIEDVISEGVVVE, translated from the coding sequence TTCCCGGTCATGCCTCTGCGCAATACCGTTTTATTTCCGCAGCAGATCATTCCCATTTACATCGGTCGCGAGCAATCCCTGAAGTTGATTAATGACCTGCCTGCGGGTCGCAAGATGCTGGTTGTGGTTGCCCAGCGGGACGGAACCATTGAAGTCCCAACGGAAGAGGACCTTTATAGCTGGGGCACTTTGGCAGTGGTCATGAAGATCTTCGATATGCCCGACAATTCCAAGTCGGCTATTGTTCAGGGGATTGCCCGTGTCCAAATCAATAGATATATCACCTCCGGGCCCTACTTCAGAGCGATGGTTGAGCGCATCGAGGAGCGCCAGGACGACAGCCTGGAGGTGGGCGCCATGGTCACAAATCTGCGACAGATTTACCACCGCCTAATTGAGGTGGTTCCCTATCTCACTGACGAACAGGCCAGCGTATTATCCAACATCCAAGACGCCGGGCGGGTGGCGGACCGGGCCATCTCCATGATGAACATTCCCAACCAGGAAAAGCAGGAGATCCTGGAGGAGATGAATGTCAAATATCGGCTGGAAAAGGCCACGGTCATCATCAACCGTGAGATTCAGCGCACCGAGCTGGGAGAGAAAATTCAATCTGAAGTCCAGGATGAGATTTCCAAGACTCAGCGGGAGTACTATCTCCGGGAGCAGATGAAGGCCATCCGCCGCGAGCTGGGTGAGGATGAGCAGACTGTTGATCAGAAGGAGATAGAAGATAAGATCAAGTCTGCCCAGATGTCCGAGGAGGCGGAAAAGGTGGCCCTGAAGGAGCTGGAGCGTCTGAGCCGGATCCCGCCCCAGTCGCCGGAGTATACGGTAGCCCGCACCTATATCGACTGGCTTTCCGACTTGCCGTGGAGTAAGTCTACCGAGGATAATAATGATGTGGTGAACGCCCGCACGATACTGGACGAAGATCATTATGGTCTGGAGAAGGCCAAGGAGCGCATCATCGAGTATCTGGCGGTTCGAAACCTCAAAGAGCAGCAATCTGGTGATGGCAAGCTCAAAGGCCCCATTCTATGTTTTGCCGGGCCTCCCGGGACAGGTAAGACCTCAATTGGGCGGTCGATTGCACGGGCGATGGGCCGGAAATTTGTGCGTATGTCTCTAGGCGGTGTCCGCGACGAGGCCGAAATCCGGGGCCACCGACGAACCTACATCGGAGCCCTTCCCGGCCGGATTATCCAGGGCATGAAGAAGGCTGGTACCAATAATCCGGTTTTCATGCTGGATGAAATCGACAAGTTGGGTATGGACTTTCGTGGTGATCCCAGTTCCGCCTTGCTGGAAGTGCTTGATCCGGAACAGAATTTCTCCTTTAACGATCATTATCTGGAGGTGGACTACGACCTCTCGAAGGTCATGTTTATCACCACCGCCAACCGGAAGGATCAGATCCCCGGTCCCCTGCGTGACCGCATGGAAATCCTGGACTTTACCGGCTATATTGATGATGAGAAAATAAATATTGCCAAGAACTTCCTGGTTCCCAAACAGGTCAAGGAGAATGCGCTCAATCCCTCTCAGCTTGTTTTTGCGGAGAGTGGCTTGAAAGAGCTGATACATTCCTACACCCGGGAGGCCGGTGTTCGCAACCTGGAACGTGAGATCGCCAATATTTGCCGTAAGCGGGCTACCGAGCTAGTCGAGGGTAAGGGATCTACGCAGGTCAAAATTACCAGTCGGAACGCCGTTCACTACCTGGGACCGAAGACCTTCCATGCCGAGGTTGCCGAACGGGTTAATGAACCTGGAATAGTCATTGGCCTAGCGTGGACGGCTGCCGGGGGTGATATCCTGTTTATCGAGGCCTCGCGGATGCCCGGGCGCGGTCAACTTACACTTACCGGCCAGTTGGGCGATGTGATGAAAGAATCCGCTCGAGCGGCCTGGAGCTACGTCCGGGCTCACGCAAACACGTTCGGAATCGATCCCAATTTCTATAAGAGCTGGGATGTGCACGTCCATGTCCCGGCCGGTTCGATTCCTAAAGATGGTCCTTCAGCAGGTGTAGGGATGCTGACCGCCATTGTCTCGCTGCTCAGTGGACGGCCTCTGAAGGAGGGTGTTGCCCTGACCGGCGAGATCACGCTGCGCGGGAATGTGCTGCCCATCGGTGGCATTAAGGAGAAGGTCACCGCAGCTCACCGGGCGAGACTGAAACACGTGATCCTTCCGTTCGAGAATAAGAAGGACATGGAGGATGTCCCCGCCAAGGTTCTGAAAGACCTAAAGTTTTCCTTTGTCAAGCAAATGTCCCAGGTCCTTAATTTGGCTCTAGAACGAGAGGCCGTGGTACCGCCCGTAACCGGACCGCCCGAAGAGGAGATCAAAGAAAAAGCCAATGAAGAGGAAGAACGCGGTACCATAGAGGATGTCATTTCGGAAGGAGTTGTTGTCGAGTAG
- a CDS encoding ATP-binding protein, translating to MNDQRKTKSQLIAELEQTRHRLAELERIKIEHRQKAKALQESFSKYKAVAEAIPNMIFRLDKEGTFLEYVPAKGLDPYAPPAEFIGKNIRNVLPEEMASQSIKILQETLSTREAHVFEYPLKIGDETRYYEARHVIYGEDEILGIVRDITERKQSEETLRVTDWELSIRNEIANIFLTTADDMMYGEVLECVLKALESKYGVFGYIDSDGAIVYPSMTRDIWDQCQIPDKSIVFPRESWGGIWGRALTEKRTLYSNKPFKVPEGHIAIDRAIDVPIIHKGDVIGNLMVGNKATDYDDKDVEMLETIANYIAPVLSARLQRDRHEEERKRAEAEREASIAELEAKNTELERFTYTISHDLRSPLVTIKGFLDFLEEDAAKGNIEEVKEDIMHIATAADKMNSLLTELLELSRIGRFIGFPEEFSFGELAQEVVKLLAGLIVKRGVQTEIAPDLPVIYADRTRIFQVLKNLVENAVMFMGDQPQPVVEIGCRKEAEGQVFFVRDNGIGIDPSNHERVFDLFYKLDTKSEGTGLGLYLAKRIVEVHGGHIWVESEGLGRGSTFCFTIPSPPATTNRWGEKSQD from the coding sequence ATGAATGATCAACGCAAGACGAAATCCCAACTGATCGCAGAATTGGAGCAGACGCGCCACCGCTTGGCCGAACTGGAGCGAATTAAAATTGAGCACCGGCAAAAAGCTAAGGCGCTGCAAGAAAGCTTCTCGAAATACAAGGCGGTGGCAGAGGCTATACCAAATATGATATTTCGCCTGGATAAAGAGGGCACTTTCCTTGAATATGTACCAGCCAAAGGACTGGACCCATACGCCCCGCCCGCGGAATTTATTGGCAAAAATATTCGCAACGTGCTGCCAGAAGAAATGGCCAGTCAATCCATAAAGATCCTACAGGAGACTCTATCAACCAGGGAAGCTCACGTTTTTGAGTATCCGCTTAAAATAGGGGATGAGACGCGCTATTACGAGGCTCGCCACGTAATATATGGTGAAGATGAAATTCTTGGTATTGTGCGGGATATCACCGAGCGCAAGCAGTCGGAAGAAACGCTGCGGGTAACAGATTGGGAACTCAGCATCAGGAACGAAATCGCCAATATCTTCTTAACCACCGCCGACGACATGATGTATGGCGAGGTGCTGGAGTGTGTTCTCAAGGCTCTTGAAAGCAAGTATGGTGTTTTTGGATATATTGACAGTGATGGCGCTATAGTTTACCCATCTATGACCAGGGATATCTGGGATCAGTGCCAGATTCCGGATAAATCGATCGTATTCCCGCGCGAGTCTTGGGGTGGTATCTGGGGCCGGGCCCTCACGGAAAAGCGGACATTGTATTCAAATAAGCCCTTCAAAGTACCCGAAGGGCACATTGCTATCGATAGAGCTATAGATGTACCTATTATCCACAAAGGAGACGTAATTGGGAACCTCATGGTCGGCAACAAAGCGACGGACTACGATGATAAAGATGTAGAAATGCTGGAAACCATCGCCAATTATATCGCGCCGGTCCTGAGTGCGAGGCTGCAGCGAGATCGCCATGAGGAAGAACGAAAACGCGCTGAGGCCGAGCGGGAAGCTTCAATCGCGGAATTGGAAGCCAAAAACACCGAGCTGGAGCGCTTTACCTATACTATATCCCACGATCTGAGAAGTCCCCTTGTCACTATCAAGGGATTCCTCGATTTTTTAGAAGAGGATGCAGCTAAGGGGAATATAGAAGAGGTTAAGGAAGACATTATGCATATAGCCACCGCAGCCGACAAGATGAATTCACTCCTGACTGAGTTGCTGGAGTTATCTCGCATCGGACGTTTTATTGGCTTTCCGGAAGAATTTTCCTTTGGTGAGCTGGCCCAGGAAGTGGTGAAACTGTTGGCCGGCCTGATCGTGAAACGGGGAGTACAGACAGAGATTGCCCCTGACTTGCCCGTGATTTATGCTGACCGGACCAGGATTTTCCAGGTGCTGAAGAACCTGGTCGAAAACGCCGTGATGTTCATGGGTGACCAGCCCCAGCCGGTCGTTGAAATAGGATGCCGAAAAGAAGCAGAAGGGCAAGTCTTCTTCGTACGGGATAACGGCATTGGAATTGACCCCAGCAACCACGAAAGGGTGTTTGATCTTTTTTATAAACTAGATACTAAGAGCGAGGGCACTGGGCTGGGCTTATACTTAGCCAAACGGATCGTAGAGGTCCATGGGGGCCATATCTGGGTAGAGTCTGAAGGTCTGGGACGCGGCTCAACCTTCTGTTTTACCATCCCGTCACCACCAGCAACGACAAACCGATGGGGAGAAAAGAGCCAAGATTAA
- a CDS encoding GIY-YIG nuclease family protein, with product MFFVYVLRSHPTGRTYIGHTDNLDRRTTEHNTDKSVATKQREPWELVGRLPRESRSEAMKLEAKLKRMKRSDLVIAYLRRHSALV from the coding sequence ATGTTTTTTGTATACGTTTTAAGAAGTCACCCCACGGGCAGGACGTATATAGGACACACCGATAACCTGGATCGCAGGACCACCGAGCACAATACAGATAAGTCCGTTGCTACGAAGCAACGCGAGCCATGGGAGTTGGTTGGAAGATTGCCGCGTGAATCGCGTTCAGAAGCGATGAAACTTGAGGCCAAATTAAAGCGCATGAAGCGCTCAGACTTGGTGATCGCATATCTCCGTCGACATAGTGCTCTAGTGTAG